One part of the Pseudomonas leptonychotis genome encodes these proteins:
- a CDS encoding VOC family protein, whose amino-acid sequence MNLNQVTVAVTDVPRAIRFYQGLGLQLIVESLPDYARFCCPDGQASFSLSRVAQVPASQTLIYFECAELDQTVARLQNQGVEFSMLPTDQPWLWREAYLEDPDGNPLCLYHAGENRLSPPWRLSQDA is encoded by the coding sequence ATGAACCTGAACCAAGTCACCGTGGCGGTCACCGATGTGCCGCGCGCTATTCGTTTCTATCAGGGTCTGGGCCTGCAACTGATTGTCGAAAGCCTGCCGGACTATGCACGCTTCTGCTGCCCGGATGGGCAGGCGAGCTTTTCCCTGAGCCGAGTGGCGCAGGTGCCGGCTAGCCAGACGTTGATCTATTTCGAGTGCGCCGAACTGGATCAGACCGTCGCCCGTCTGCAGAACCAGGGCGTCGAGTTCAGCATGTTGCCAACCGATCAGCCTTGGCTGTGGCGTGAGGCCTATTTAGAGGACCCCGATGGCAATCCGCTGTGTCTGTATCACGCCGGCGAAAATCGCTTGAGCCCGCCCTGGCGGCTCAGCCAGGACGCCTAA
- a CDS encoding RNA polymerase sigma factor: protein MNQSLPDDDAALLRRYRHGDAAAFAELYQRHRLGLFRFLLGLCGDHALAEEVFQDTWMSLIRSQSEQREAVQFKTWLYQIGRNRLIDHWRKHGRHQTGHAEYDEQQHAPHDPQPNPEQLLSLSRDQQRLQAALKDLPDEQREVFLLRAQGDLELAEIAELTQIPAETVKSRLRYALQKLRRLLADPAAEELPV, encoded by the coding sequence GTGAACCAATCCCTCCCGGATGACGACGCCGCCTTGTTGCGGCGTTACCGCCACGGTGATGCGGCGGCTTTTGCCGAGTTGTATCAACGCCATCGGCTTGGCTTGTTCCGCTTTCTGCTCGGCTTGTGTGGCGACCACGCCTTGGCCGAGGAAGTGTTTCAGGACACCTGGATGAGCTTGATCCGCAGCCAGAGCGAGCAGCGTGAAGCTGTTCAGTTCAAGACTTGGCTGTATCAGATCGGTCGCAACCGGCTGATCGATCATTGGCGCAAGCATGGTCGGCATCAGACGGGGCATGCTGAGTACGATGAACAGCAGCATGCCCCGCACGACCCGCAACCGAACCCCGAGCAGCTGCTGAGCCTCAGTCGTGATCAGCAACGCTTGCAGGCTGCACTGAAAGATTTGCCAGATGAGCAGCGTGAAGTGTTTTTGCTGCGCGCTCAAGGTGATCTGGAGCTGGCCGAGATTGCCGAGTTGACCCAGATACCCGCCGAGACGGTGAAAAGCCGATTGCGCTATGCCCTGCAGAAGTTACGTCGGCTGTTGGCTGACCCGGCCGCCGAGGAGTTGCCCGTATGA
- a CDS encoding enoyl-CoA hydratase/isomerase family protein: MLALPDCETLLLNLEGGVLHVTLNRPDSRNAMSLTMVSELRAVLESLRTDISVRAIVLRGAGGHFCAGGDIKDMAGARAKGGDAYRSLNRAFGSLLEEAQNTPQVLIAVLEGAVLGGGFGLACVSDVAICHQDAKFGLPETTLGILPAQIAPFVVKRIGLTQTRRLALTAARFNGSEAERLGLVHFSEASTDAIEARLQQCLSQVRSCAPQANAQTKALLLAAENEALGPLLDRAAEQFAAAVTGAEGIEGTMAFVQKRAPKWASE; this comes from the coding sequence ATGCTTGCTCTACCCGATTGCGAAACCCTGTTGCTAAACCTTGAAGGCGGCGTGCTGCACGTCACCCTCAACCGCCCGGACAGCCGCAACGCCATGAGCCTGACCATGGTCAGCGAGCTGCGCGCGGTGCTGGAAAGTCTGCGTACTGACATCAGCGTGCGCGCCATCGTGCTGCGCGGTGCCGGCGGGCATTTCTGCGCCGGCGGCGATATCAAGGACATGGCCGGCGCACGCGCCAAGGGGGGCGACGCCTACCGCAGCCTGAATCGTGCCTTCGGCAGCCTGCTGGAAGAAGCGCAAAACACGCCACAGGTGCTGATTGCCGTACTGGAAGGCGCGGTGCTCGGTGGCGGCTTTGGCCTGGCCTGCGTGTCGGATGTTGCCATCTGCCATCAGGACGCCAAGTTCGGCCTGCCGGAAACCACCTTGGGCATTTTGCCGGCGCAGATCGCGCCCTTTGTGGTTAAGCGTATTGGCCTGACCCAAACCCGTCGCCTGGCCCTGACCGCCGCACGCTTTAACGGCAGCGAAGCCGAACGCCTGGGCCTGGTGCACTTCAGCGAAGCCAGTACAGACGCCATCGAAGCGCGCCTACAACAGTGCCTAAGCCAGGTGCGTAGCTGTGCGCCGCAGGCCAACGCACAAACCAAGGCCCTGCTGCTCGCCGCCGAAAACGAAGCGCTCGGCCCTCTGCTAGACCGCGCCGCCGAACAGTTCGCAGCGGCCGTTACAGGCGCCGAAGGTATCGAGGGCACCATGGCCTTTGTGCAGAAACGCGCGCCGAAATGGGCCTCTGAATAA
- a CDS encoding acetyl/propionyl/methylcrotonyl-CoA carboxylase subunit alpha, giving the protein MPAFNKILIANRGEIACRVMRTAQDLGYRTVALYSEADADARHVQQADEAVCIGPAQVNQSYLVIDNIIAAAQKTGADAIHPGYGFLSENADFARACEAAGIVFIGPTVEAIHLMGSKRLSKIAMLEAGVPCIPGYEGAAQDDDILAREAERIGYPLMIKASAGGGGRGMRLVHESSELLAQIRTARSEAQNAFGSGELILERAVIQPRHVEIQVFGDSQGNIVYLGERDCSVQRRHQKVVEEAPCPVMTPELRQAMGEAAVKAAASVNYVGAGTVEFLLDQSGEFFFLEMNTRLQVEHPVTELITGQDLVAWQIRVAEGQPLPLKQDEIRLTGHAMEVRLYAEDATQNFLPQTGTALRWEPALRDGIRIDHGLVEGQVISPFYDPMLAKVIAYGATREEARRKLVRAVEDCVLLGVNGNQRFLANLLSHPEFAAGNATTAFIAEHFADDPSLSPQPPKACELAAAAALLFQQSANARAHQGGLAGWRNAGSAPWRFVLKHGEQSFNVALDVLSDGTQPKLLATLGEQQISLTLLASDSRWVTLEADGIRQRLAYHLEGDNLWLYGHNGNLQLIDITHQPVSSAAGAGSGSVKAPMDGAIVEVLVEEGSSVSKGQLLVVLEAMKMEHPLKASIDGVVRRIGVSRGDQVKNRQLLVEIEASEG; this is encoded by the coding sequence ATGCCCGCCTTTAACAAGATTCTGATCGCCAACCGTGGCGAGATCGCCTGCCGAGTGATGCGCACCGCGCAAGATTTGGGCTACCGCACCGTGGCCTTGTATTCCGAGGCCGACGCCGACGCGCGGCATGTGCAACAAGCTGATGAGGCTGTGTGTATTGGCCCGGCGCAGGTCAACCAGTCGTACCTGGTGATCGACAACATCATCGCAGCCGCGCAGAAAACCGGCGCCGATGCCATTCACCCCGGCTACGGATTTCTCTCGGAAAACGCCGACTTTGCCCGCGCCTGCGAGGCTGCCGGCATCGTGTTTATTGGCCCGACGGTTGAAGCCATTCACTTGATGGGCAGCAAACGCCTGTCGAAGATCGCCATGCTCGAAGCTGGCGTGCCGTGCATTCCTGGCTATGAAGGAGCGGCGCAAGACGACGACATTCTCGCCCGCGAGGCTGAACGCATCGGTTATCCGCTGATGATCAAAGCCAGCGCCGGCGGCGGTGGTCGTGGCATGCGTTTGGTGCATGAATCGTCCGAGTTGCTGGCGCAGATCCGCACCGCACGCTCCGAGGCGCAGAACGCCTTTGGTTCCGGCGAGCTGATTCTCGAACGCGCGGTGATCCAGCCGCGCCATGTGGAAATCCAGGTGTTCGGCGATAGCCAGGGCAACATCGTGTATCTGGGTGAACGCGACTGCTCGGTGCAGCGCCGCCACCAGAAAGTGGTCGAAGAAGCGCCCTGCCCGGTTATGACGCCCGAACTGCGCCAAGCCATGGGCGAGGCCGCCGTTAAGGCCGCTGCATCGGTTAACTATGTCGGTGCCGGCACCGTGGAGTTCTTGCTCGATCAGAGCGGCGAATTCTTCTTCCTGGAAATGAACACCCGCCTGCAGGTCGAGCACCCAGTCACCGAATTGATCACTGGGCAAGACTTGGTGGCGTGGCAGATTCGTGTTGCCGAAGGTCAGCCGCTACCGCTCAAGCAAGACGAAATCCGCCTGACTGGCCACGCCATGGAAGTGCGTTTGTACGCCGAAGACGCCACGCAGAACTTCCTGCCACAGACCGGCACCGCGCTACGCTGGGAACCGGCGCTGCGTGACGGCATTCGCATCGACCACGGTCTGGTTGAAGGCCAGGTCATCAGTCCGTTCTACGACCCGATGCTGGCCAAGGTCATTGCCTACGGTGCCACCCGCGAAGAAGCGCGGCGCAAGCTGGTGCGTGCGGTGGAGGATTGCGTGCTGCTCGGCGTGAATGGCAACCAGCGTTTTCTCGCCAACCTGCTCAGCCATCCCGAATTCGCTGCCGGTAACGCCACCACCGCGTTTATCGCTGAACACTTTGCCGATGACCCCAGCCTAAGTCCGCAACCGCCCAAAGCCTGCGAGCTGGCTGCCGCTGCCGCCTTGCTGTTTCAGCAATCGGCCAATGCTCGCGCGCATCAAGGCGGCCTTGCTGGCTGGCGCAACGCCGGCAGTGCGCCCTGGCGCTTTGTGCTGAAACACGGCGAGCAGTCGTTCAACGTAGCACTGGACGTACTGAGTGATGGCACGCAGCCCAAGCTGCTGGCCACGCTCGGCGAACAGCAGATCAGCCTCACCCTGCTGGCCAGCGATAGTCGTTGGGTCACGCTGGAAGCGGACGGTATTCGTCAGCGCTTGGCTTACCACCTGGAGGGCGACAACCTCTGGCTGTATGGCCATAACGGTAACCTGCAACTCATCGACATCACCCACCAACCGGTCAGCAGCGCGGCTGGCGCCGGCTCGGGCAGCGTCAAGGCGCCGATGGATGGCGCGATTGTCGAGGTATTGGTTGAGGAAGGCAGCAGCGTCAGCAAAGGCCAACTGCTGGTGGTACTGGAGGCGATGAAGATGGAGCACCCGCTCAAAGCCAGCATCGACGGTGTGGTACGCCGTATAGGCGTAAGCCGCGGCGATCAGGTGAAGAATCGCCAGCTCTTAGTGGAAATCGAAGCCAGCGAGGGTTGA
- a CDS encoding vWA domain-containing protein: MSTYPVLLTRLLLVGFAAGMLVALGACSASGPDAQDSANTVATAGSPAQVAEQLGALRHAESRAKLAAPPAAEIERKAEAAGAAIADMAYAPMPSVVAEALPPGYRDEGREQYQKLANNPVHAVAETPVSTFSIDVDTGSYANVRRFLNGGQLPPQDAVRLEELVNYFPYAYPLPTGNAPFGINTELAVTPWNSESRLLRIAIKASDLRVDELPPANLVFLVDVSGSMDRRDGLPLVQSTLKLLVEQLRAEDKVSLVVYAGSSSVVLEPTAGSKKAKIRAAIDQLTAGGSTAGEPGIQLAYQQAQQGFIEGGINRILLATDGDFNVGISDFESLKQLAADKRKTGVSLTTLGFGTDNYNEQLMEQLADAGDGNYAYIDNLREARKVLVDQLSSTLATVASDVKIQVEFNPAQVSEYRLLGYENRALKREDFSNDKVDAGEIGAGHTVTALYEVVPVGGKGWLEPLRYQHAVKAGSPSGELAWLRIRYKAPGQGVSKLLEQPIQAADVRAVSQASEDLRFAAAVAAFAQQLKGDKYTGRFSLADSAELARNARGDDRFGLRGEFVQLVELAQSLQTADSRTTTARVQQ, translated from the coding sequence ATGTCTACTTATCCCGTTTTGCTCACTCGCCTGCTGCTGGTAGGCTTCGCTGCCGGCATGTTGGTTGCGCTCGGTGCCTGCAGTGCGTCCGGCCCCGATGCGCAAGACAGTGCTAACACCGTTGCCACGGCGGGCAGCCCGGCGCAGGTGGCGGAGCAGCTTGGCGCGTTAAGGCACGCCGAGTCACGCGCGAAACTGGCTGCACCTCCAGCCGCCGAGATAGAGCGCAAGGCCGAGGCCGCGGGAGCCGCTATTGCCGATATGGCTTATGCACCCATGCCCAGTGTGGTCGCCGAGGCGCTGCCGCCTGGTTACCGCGACGAGGGTCGTGAGCAATACCAGAAGCTGGCCAATAATCCTGTGCATGCAGTCGCCGAGACGCCGGTCTCGACCTTCAGTATTGATGTGGATACCGGCAGCTATGCCAATGTTCGACGCTTTCTCAATGGCGGGCAGCTGCCGCCGCAGGATGCGGTGCGCTTGGAGGAGTTGGTCAACTACTTCCCTTACGCCTACCCATTGCCGACAGGTAATGCGCCGTTTGGTATCAATACCGAGCTGGCGGTGACGCCGTGGAATTCAGAAAGCCGTTTGCTGCGTATCGCCATCAAAGCTTCCGACTTGCGGGTAGACGAGCTGCCGCCGGCCAATCTGGTGTTTTTGGTGGATGTGTCCGGCTCGATGGATCGCCGTGACGGCTTGCCGCTGGTACAGAGCACTTTGAAGCTGTTGGTTGAGCAATTGCGCGCCGAGGATAAGGTGTCGCTGGTGGTCTACGCGGGCTCATCTAGTGTGGTGCTGGAGCCTACAGCCGGCAGCAAAAAGGCCAAGATTCGTGCGGCGATCGATCAACTTACAGCGGGCGGTTCCACTGCCGGCGAGCCGGGCATCCAGCTGGCCTACCAACAGGCGCAGCAGGGCTTTATTGAGGGAGGGATCAACCGCATTCTGTTGGCCACCGATGGCGACTTCAACGTGGGCATCAGCGACTTTGAAAGCCTTAAGCAGCTGGCTGCTGACAAGCGCAAAACGGGCGTGTCGCTGACCACCCTGGGCTTTGGCACCGACAACTACAACGAACAGTTGATGGAGCAACTGGCCGATGCCGGCGATGGCAATTACGCCTATATCGACAACCTGCGTGAAGCGCGCAAGGTGTTGGTTGATCAGCTCAGCTCGACCCTGGCCACGGTGGCCAGTGATGTAAAGATTCAGGTCGAGTTCAACCCGGCGCAGGTCAGCGAGTACCGCCTGCTGGGTTACGAGAACCGCGCGCTGAAGCGTGAGGATTTCAGTAACGACAAGGTCGATGCCGGTGAAATCGGTGCCGGCCATACGGTGACAGCGCTCTATGAAGTGGTGCCGGTGGGTGGCAAAGGCTGGCTGGAGCCGCTGCGTTATCAGCACGCGGTCAAAGCGGGCAGCCCGTCGGGCGAACTGGCCTGGCTGCGCATTCGCTACAAAGCGCCAGGGCAGGGTGTGAGCAAGTTGTTGGAGCAGCCGATTCAGGCCGCCGATGTACGTGCCGTTAGCCAGGCCAGTGAAGACCTGCGCTTTGCCGCCGCGGTGGCGGCCTTCGCTCAACAGCTGAAAGGTGATAAATACACCGGGCGTTTTAGCCTGGCCGACAGCGCCGAGCTGGCGCGCAACGCCAGGGGCGACGATCGTTTCGGTCTGCGCGGCGAGTTTGTGCAGCTGGTGGAACTGGCGCAGAGCCTGCAAACTGCGGATTCCCGTACCACTACCGCACGAGTACAGCAGTGA
- a CDS encoding long-chain-acyl-CoA synthetase, with amino-acid sequence MSQTDLISPLRFLTHLPQHLPRVPRLLRGLYYAGIRNREKSLSLAWALERAARLNPQRPALLDESRSLNYTQFNAWANRLAWAFKAEGVQHGSVVAVMLENRLELLASLAALSKLGAVGALVNTTQRGKVLAHSLNLVNPGFMLIGAELLEAFTEIAEQLNNPQAPRYWIADQDCLNDAGQAPDGWTNLMQLARSQASDNLPDSAKVRMKDPCFLIYTSGTTGLPKASIMSHGKWIKAYGGFGHSGLTLNNQDVLYLTLPCYHNNAVTVCWSAALAGGAAIALRRKFSASAFWPDVQRYQATCFGYIGELCRYLLNQPECAAEKNNSLRCMIGNGLRPSIWAEFKARFGVEQITEFYASSEGNIGFTNVFNFDNTVGFSPATYAIVRYDLENDCAIRTVKGFLQKADKGEPGLLISEISAKWPFDGYTDPAKSEAAILRNVFKKGDAWFNTGDLMRDIGCKHAQFVDRLGDTFRWKGENVSTTEVENVLGAFPGVEDAVVYGVEIPGTNGRCGMAALRLSEGQRLDGNALAAHLDAELPVYAAPLFIRLLGEVQTTGTFKYKKADLKQAAYNPATVREALWVRLPGEPHFTPLDHTLFTAIGQQAYRF; translated from the coding sequence ATGAGCCAGACCGATCTGATTTCCCCGCTGCGTTTTCTTACCCATCTTCCCCAGCATCTGCCACGCGTACCGCGTCTGCTGCGCGGCCTGTATTACGCGGGGATTCGAAACCGCGAAAAGAGCCTGTCACTGGCCTGGGCGTTGGAGCGCGCGGCACGACTCAACCCTCAGCGACCGGCGCTGCTGGATGAGTCGCGCAGCCTCAACTACACCCAGTTCAACGCCTGGGCTAATCGTCTGGCGTGGGCCTTCAAAGCCGAGGGCGTGCAGCACGGCAGCGTAGTGGCGGTGATGCTGGAAAACCGTTTAGAACTGCTGGCAAGCCTCGCCGCGCTGAGCAAGCTCGGAGCGGTCGGCGCGCTGGTCAACACCACCCAGCGCGGCAAGGTCCTGGCCCACAGTCTGAATCTGGTAAACCCGGGATTTATGCTGATCGGCGCGGAATTGCTTGAGGCTTTTACCGAGATTGCCGAGCAGCTGAACAACCCACAAGCCCCGCGCTATTGGATTGCTGATCAAGACTGCTTAAACGACGCCGGCCAAGCCCCCGATGGCTGGACGAACCTGATGCAATTGGCGCGCAGCCAAGCCAGTGACAACCTGCCCGACAGCGCCAAGGTACGGATGAAAGACCCCTGCTTTCTGATCTACACCTCCGGCACCACCGGCCTGCCCAAGGCCTCAATCATGAGCCACGGCAAGTGGATCAAGGCGTACGGTGGCTTCGGCCATTCCGGCTTGACCCTGAACAATCAGGACGTGCTTTACCTGACCCTGCCTTGCTACCACAACAACGCCGTGACCGTGTGCTGGAGCGCCGCGTTGGCCGGCGGCGCAGCCATCGCCCTGCGTCGCAAATTCTCCGCCAGCGCCTTCTGGCCGGATGTGCAGCGCTATCAAGCGACCTGCTTCGGCTATATCGGCGAGCTGTGCCGCTACCTGCTTAATCAGCCCGAATGCGCCGCAGAGAAGAACAACAGCCTGCGCTGCATGATCGGCAATGGTTTGCGCCCCTCGATCTGGGCCGAGTTCAAAGCACGCTTTGGGGTCGAGCAAATCACCGAATTCTATGCCTCCAGCGAAGGCAATATCGGCTTTACCAACGTATTCAATTTCGACAATACCGTGGGTTTCTCTCCGGCCACCTACGCCATCGTGCGCTATGACCTGGAGAACGATTGCGCCATCCGCACCGTCAAGGGCTTTCTGCAGAAAGCCGACAAGGGTGAGCCTGGCCTACTGATCAGTGAAATAAGCGCCAAGTGGCCGTTCGACGGCTACACCGATCCGGCCAAGAGCGAAGCGGCAATCCTGCGCAATGTGTTCAAGAAAGGTGATGCCTGGTTCAACACCGGCGACCTGATGCGCGACATCGGTTGCAAACATGCGCAATTCGTCGACCGCTTAGGTGACACCTTCCGCTGGAAAGGCGAGAACGTCTCCACCACCGAAGTAGAAAACGTGCTGGGCGCCTTTCCCGGCGTCGAAGATGCGGTGGTGTATGGCGTGGAAATACCCGGCACCAATGGCCGCTGCGGCATGGCCGCATTGCGTTTGAGCGAGGGTCAGAGATTGGATGGTAATGCGCTGGCAGCACATCTGGATGCCGAATTACCGGTGTACGCCGCGCCGCTGTTTATCCGTTTGCTGGGCGAGGTGCAAACCACCGGCACCTTCAAATACAAGAAGGCTGACCTCAAACAAGCCGCTTACAACCCCGCCACCGTGCGCGAAGCGTTATGGGTACGCCTGCCTGGCGAGCCACACTTCACGCCACTGGATCACACCCTGTTCACCGCCATCGGCCAACAGGCGTATCGCTTCTGA
- the atuD gene encoding citronellyl-CoA dehydrogenase gives MIFTQEHEELRRTVRNFVDKEINPHVEQWEKDGRFPIHEIFKKAGDLGLLGISKPEKFGGMGLDYSYSIVAAEEFGTIACGGIPMSIGVQTDMCTPALARFGSDELREEFLRPSITGEMVGCIGVSEVGAGSDVAGLKTHAKKDGDDYVINGSKMWITNSPSADFMCLLANTSDDKPHINKSLIVVPMNTPGISVSPHLDKLGMRSSETAQVFLDNVRVPQRNRIGHEGAGFMMQMLQFQEERLFGAANMIKGLEHCINATIDYCKERKTFGNPLIDNQVIHFRMAELQTEVECLRALVYQATEQYVRGKDVTNLASMAKLKAGRLGREVTDSCLQYWGGMGYMWENPVARAYRDVRLVSIGGGADEIMLGIICKLMGILPGKKKG, from the coding sequence ATGATCTTTACCCAAGAACACGAAGAGCTGCGCCGTACCGTTCGTAATTTCGTCGACAAAGAAATCAATCCACACGTTGAGCAGTGGGAAAAAGACGGCCGCTTCCCGATCCACGAGATCTTCAAGAAAGCCGGCGACCTCGGTTTGCTGGGTATCTCCAAGCCGGAGAAGTTCGGCGGTATGGGCCTGGATTACAGCTACTCGATCGTCGCCGCCGAAGAGTTCGGCACTATCGCCTGCGGCGGCATCCCTATGTCCATCGGTGTGCAGACCGACATGTGCACCCCTGCCCTGGCGCGCTTTGGCTCCGACGAGCTGCGTGAAGAGTTCCTGCGCCCCTCCATTACCGGCGAGATGGTCGGCTGTATCGGCGTGTCCGAAGTCGGCGCTGGCTCGGATGTGGCCGGGCTGAAAACCCACGCCAAGAAAGACGGCGACGACTACGTGATCAACGGCAGCAAGATGTGGATCACCAACTCGCCGTCTGCCGACTTTATGTGCCTGCTGGCCAACACCAGCGACGACAAGCCGCATATCAACAAATCGCTGATCGTAGTGCCGATGAATACGCCAGGCATCAGCGTCAGCCCACACCTGGATAAACTCGGCATGCGCAGCTCGGAGACCGCCCAGGTGTTCCTCGACAACGTCCGTGTGCCGCAGCGCAACCGCATCGGCCATGAAGGCGCGGGTTTTATGATGCAGATGCTGCAATTCCAGGAAGAGCGTCTGTTTGGCGCGGCCAACATGATCAAGGGCCTGGAACACTGCATCAACGCCACCATTGATTACTGCAAGGAGCGCAAAACCTTCGGCAACCCGCTGATCGACAACCAGGTCATCCACTTCCGCATGGCCGAGTTGCAAACCGAGGTCGAGTGCCTGCGTGCCCTGGTTTATCAGGCCACCGAGCAGTATGTACGCGGCAAAGATGTGACCAACCTGGCCTCGATGGCCAAACTCAAGGCCGGCCGCCTGGGCCGTGAAGTCACCGACAGCTGCCTGCAGTATTGGGGCGGCATGGGCTACATGTGGGAAAACCCGGTGGCCCGCGCCTATCGCGACGTGCGCCTGGTATCGATTGGCGGCGGCGCCGACGAAATCATGCTGGGCATTATCTGCAAGCTGATGGGCATTTTGCCGGGGAAGAAGAAAGGCTAA
- a CDS encoding SDR family oxidoreductase, with amino-acid sequence MSLLGKTLFISGASRGIGREIALKAAADGANIVIAAKSAEAHAKLPGTIHSVAAEVEAAGGKALALQLDVRDEVAVKAAMAQAAEHFDGIDALINNAGAIKLMGVEHLPPKRYDLMFQINTRAVMVCSQAALPYLKQSKGHILSLSPPINLDPKWFANYGPYTTTKYGMSMLTLGMHEEFKKYGISVNSLWPKTVIATAAIEFEAGGPAVMKAARLPAIMADAAYAILSSRERSISGRLLIDEEILREQGQSDFEQYRYDPASKLMTDLFVD; translated from the coding sequence ATGTCACTGCTAGGCAAAACCCTGTTTATCTCCGGCGCCAGCCGTGGCATCGGCCGTGAAATAGCCCTCAAAGCAGCAGCCGACGGCGCCAATATTGTCATCGCGGCTAAAAGCGCCGAAGCCCATGCCAAGCTGCCCGGCACCATCCATTCGGTGGCCGCCGAAGTTGAAGCTGCTGGCGGTAAGGCCCTGGCCTTGCAATTGGATGTGCGTGACGAAGTGGCGGTAAAAGCCGCCATGGCCCAGGCAGCCGAACACTTTGACGGCATCGACGCGCTGATCAATAACGCCGGCGCAATCAAGCTGATGGGCGTCGAGCACCTGCCGCCCAAGCGCTATGACCTGATGTTTCAGATCAATACCCGCGCGGTAATGGTGTGCAGCCAGGCCGCGCTACCCTATTTGAAGCAGAGCAAAGGCCACATCCTCAGCCTCAGCCCGCCGATCAACCTAGATCCCAAGTGGTTCGCCAATTACGGGCCCTACACCACCACCAAATACGGCATGAGCATGCTCACCCTGGGCATGCACGAGGAGTTCAAAAAATACGGCATTAGCGTCAATTCGCTGTGGCCAAAAACCGTCATCGCCACCGCCGCCATCGAGTTCGAAGCCGGCGGCCCGGCGGTGATGAAAGCCGCGCGCCTACCCGCAATCATGGCGGACGCGGCTTACGCCATCCTTTCAAGCCGCGAGCGCAGCATCAGCGGCCGCCTGCTGATCGACGAAGAAATTCTGCGGGAACAGGGTCAAAGCGATTTCGAACAATACCGTTACGACCCGGCCAGCAAGCTGATGACCGACCTGTTTGTCGACTGA